A region of Larimichthys crocea isolate SSNF chromosome X, L_crocea_2.0, whole genome shotgun sequence DNA encodes the following proteins:
- the znf330 gene encoding zinc finger protein 330, whose protein sequence is MPKKKTGARKKAESRKEREKQSRANREHVEVAKHPCNFNMDCDKCQRKQKNRAFCYFCNAVQKLPVCAQCGKTKCMKSSDCVIKHPGIHTTGMAMVGAVCDFCEAWVCHGRKCLSTHACVCPLTDADCIECERSVWDHGGRIFRCSFCQNFLCEDDQFEHQASCQILQAETFKCVSCNRLGQHSCLRCKACYCDDHAKSKVFKQEKGKAPPCPKCGHETQETKDLSMSTRTLKFGRQAGADDDDDYYDGASGYDSYWKNLASGGQRDEYGEDDDDEEDDEEDDDEEDEEEDDEEEEEEEGEEEKVADSVAGLKLDGTA, encoded by the exons ATGCCCAAAAAGAAAACCGGTGCAAGGAAAAAGGCTGAGAGccgaaaggagagagagaaacagagtcGAGCCAACCGGGAACATGTGGAAGTGGCCAAACACCCCTGCAACTTTAACATG GATTGTGACAAATGTCAGAG GAAACAGAAGAACAGAGCTTTCTGCTACTTCTGTAACGCAGTGCAGAAGCTGCCTGTCTGCGCTCAGTGTG GCAAAACCAAGTGCATGAAGTCCTCAGACTGTGTGATCAAACATCCTGGGATCCACACCACTGGAATGGCCATGGTG GGGGCAGTATGTGACTTCTGTGAAGCTTGGGTGTGCCACGGCAGGAAATGTCTGAGCACACATGCCTGTGTGTGCCCTCTGACTGATGCAGACTGCATTGAGTGTGAACGCAGTGTGTGGGATCATG GAGGGCGAATCTTCCGCTGTTCGTTTTGTCAAAACTTCTTGTGTGAGGATGATCAATTTGAACACCAGGCAAGCTGCCAAATCCTTCAGgcagaaacattcaaat GTGTTTCCTGTAATAGACTGGGACAACACTCCTGCCTGCGCTGTAAG GCCTGTTACTGTGATGACCACGCCAAAAGTAAAGTCTTCAAACAGGAGAAAGGAAAAGCTCCACCCTGCCCTAAGTGCGGCCACGAGACACAGGAGACCAAAGACCTCAGCATGTCCA CTCGCACGTTGAAATTCGGCCGCCAGGCTGGTGCCGATGATGACGACGATTATTACGACGGAGCGTCAGGGTACGATTCGTACTGGAAGAACTTGGCATCTGGAGGCCAACGCGACGAGTACggagaggatgatgatgatgaggaggatgacgAAGAGGATGATGacgaagaggacgaggaggaagatgacgaagaggaggaggaagaagaaggcgAAGAGGAAAAGGTTGCTGACTCAGTCGCTGGTCTTAAACTGGACGGGACTGCCTAA
- the il15 gene encoding interleukin-15 isoform X1, which produces MTDYMKALPVIIVQPACLRDHRAKGVQFQLTCNLCRESHKTQVWLCFLVLSFLSIHTCVAAVPGTAEVLLCLEGVKQEIQKSDAMLYAPSASSADDKVKAKCKEVWLRCYMLELKMVLDEERIANRNADCILDFYEKLSNNTVGCPPCEAYALKNITVFLERLNNLFQEINTNT; this is translated from the exons ATGACAGACTACATGAAGGCGCTCCCGGTGATCATCGTCCAACCCGCATGCCTCAGAGACCACAGAGCG AAAGGAGTCCAGTTCCAGTTGACCTGtaacctgtgcagagagagccacAAAACTCAGGTCTGGCTTTGTTTCTTAGTTCTGAG CTTCTTGagtatacatacatgtgttgctgctgtgccAGGTACAGCAGAAGTACTTTTATGCTTGGAAGGGGTGAAACAAGAAATTCAG AAATCTGACGCTATGCTGTATGCTCCGTCCGCTTCGTCTGCTGATgataaagtaaaa GCTAAATGTAAAGAGGTGTGGCTCAGATGTTACATGTTGGAGTTGAAAATGGTCCTCGATGAAGAACGTATTGCGAATAGAAACGCAGATTGCATCCTTGATTTCTATGAAAAACTTTCTAATAACACT GTTGGCTGTCCACCATGTGAAGCATACGCActtaaaaatattacagtattcCTGGAAAGACTAAATAACCTTTTCCAAGAAATAAATACTAACACGTAA
- the il15 gene encoding interleukin-15 isoform X2, which produces MTDYMKALPVIIVQPACLRDHRAKGVQFQLTCNLCRESHKTQVWLCFLVLSFLSIHTCVAAVPGTAEVLLCLEGVKQEIQKSDAMLYAPSASSADDKVKVGCPPCEAYALKNITVFLERLNNLFQEINTNT; this is translated from the exons ATGACAGACTACATGAAGGCGCTCCCGGTGATCATCGTCCAACCCGCATGCCTCAGAGACCACAGAGCG AAAGGAGTCCAGTTCCAGTTGACCTGtaacctgtgcagagagagccacAAAACTCAGGTCTGGCTTTGTTTCTTAGTTCTGAG CTTCTTGagtatacatacatgtgttgctgctgtgccAGGTACAGCAGAAGTACTTTTATGCTTGGAAGGGGTGAAACAAGAAATTCAG AAATCTGACGCTATGCTGTATGCTCCGTCCGCTTCGTCTGCTGATgataaagtaaaa GTTGGCTGTCCACCATGTGAAGCATACGCActtaaaaatattacagtattcCTGGAAAGACTAAATAACCTTTTCCAAGAAATAAATACTAACACGTAA